In the genome of Triticum urartu cultivar G1812 chromosome 5, Tu2.1, whole genome shotgun sequence, one region contains:
- the LOC125509528 gene encoding zinc finger MYM-type protein 1-like, translating into MSSPSVQNQQHLQIVGAMNTSPIAEPEIEHEASEESENIEEENDSEDAVYDVQLLEPDPGKRIAIVDYDVNDQNRIRRGYIAKGACRPKKYAFPQHPVGGMRRFVAKWFKSYEWLEYSKELDAAFCFVCYLFKDNSHVGGDCFVNGGFRNWNHKASFGKHVCGINNAHNKAQEKYNFFIAPKTTIVESFSSTTKQDKVLYIARLTYSLKCLRFLLGQGLAFRGHDEREVSLNKGNFLELLHWLAENFEEVNKVVLKNAPKNNKMIAHEIQTDLINSCAKETTRLMMEELGDSCFSILADESSDVYLQEQLALCLRYVDKIGRVVERFLGILHVADTTSLTLKTTIESLLMENGLTFSRVHGQGYDGASNMKGHVNGLKKLIMDESPSAYYVHCFAHQLQLSLVAVAKENRDCVLFFQQLANLLNVLGCLVRRLECFVWLELNGSLKHWNWRKLKLGKA; encoded by the coding sequence ATGAGCTCCCCTTCAGTTCAAAATCAGCAGCATCTACAGATTGTTGGTGCCATGAACACAAGTCCAATTGCAGAACCTGAGATTGAGCACGAAGCAAGCGAAGAATCTGAAAATATAGAGGAAGAGAATGACTCTGAAGATGCAGTTTACGATGTTCAGCTGCTTGAACCTGATCCTGGGAAGAGGATTGCTATTGTAGATTATGATGTTAATGACCAGAACAGGATTAGAAGAGGATACATTGCAAAAGGGGCTTGTCGACCAAAAAAGTATGCTTTTCCACAACACCCTGTTGGAGGTATGCGTCGATTTGTAGCTAAATGGTTCAAGTCTTATGAATGGCTTGAGTATAGTAAAGAACTAGATGCTGCTTTCTGCTTTGTATGTTATCTTTTCAAGGATAATTCACATGTTGGTGGGGATTGCTTTGTGAATGGAGGATTTAGAAATTGGAATCACAAGGCTAGTTTTGGGAAACATGTTTGTGGGATCAATAATGCACACAACAAAGCACAAGAGAAATACAATTTCTTCATTGCACCCAAAACAACAATCGTAGAGTCATTTTCTTCAACCACCAAACAAGACAAGGTTCTATATATAGCTCGCTTGACATATTCTCTTAAATGCCTGAGGTTTCTTTTGGGTCAAGGGTTAGCTTTTCGTGGACATGATGAAAGAGAAGTTTCACTTAATAAAGGTAATTTCCTTGAGCTTCTACATTGGCTAGCAGAGAATTTTGAAGAAGTGAATAAGGTGGTTCTTAAGAATGCTCCAAAGAACAACAAAATGATAGCTCATGAAATACAAACAGACCTCATCAACTCTTGTGCCAAAGAAACTACTAGGCTTATGATGGAAGAGCTAGGTGATAGTTGTTTCTCAATACTTGCCGATGAATCAAGTGATGTGTATCTACAAGAACAATTGGCTCTTTGTCTGCGTTATGTTGATAAAATCGGAAGGGTGGTTGAGAGGTTTCTTGGTATTTTACATGTTGCAGACACCACATCTTTGACACTCAAAACAACAATTGAGAGTTTGCTTATGGAAAATGGTTTGACCTTCTCTAGAGTACATGGGCAAGGGTACGATGGTGCTAGCAACATGAAGGGTCATGTCAATGGTCTAAAGAAACTAATTATGGATGAGTCCCCTTCTGCCTATTATGTGCATTGTTTTGCTCATCAACTTCAGTTATCTCTAGTTGCCGTTGCTAAGGAGAACCGTGATTGTGTTTTGTTCTTTCAACAACTTGCTAATCTATTGAATGTTCTTGGATGTCTTGTAAGAAGATTAGAATGCTTCGTGTGGCTCGAGCTGAACGGATCATTAAAGCATTGGAATTGGAGGAAATTGAAACTGGGAAAGGCATGA